One Candidatus Binatus sp. genomic region harbors:
- a CDS encoding helix-turn-helix transcriptional regulator: MEGDRRAIAPASYLKLLGERVRDARARHGMTRRMLAHDSGISERYLAELESGRGNLSIALLRRLAVAIDVPVAELVSDEAPRPIEYTLLAERLRRLESAEIAEVSRLVAERFGDRTGRLNRIALIGLRGAGKSTLGLKLARHLGWPFIEMSREIEHEAGISVNEIFDLWGQAAYRRYERRALERILRTRNQLVLASGGGLVSATATFERLLDSCYTVWLVASPEEHWDRVIGQGDHRVENSGDSEALTDMRRILAQREALYGKADLRIDTSRKSEAQALKKLIAAIEKRRP, translated from the coding sequence GTGGAAGGCGACAGGCGCGCGATCGCGCCGGCCAGCTACCTGAAGCTGCTCGGCGAACGGGTGCGCGACGCGCGCGCCCGTCACGGCATGACCCGCCGGATGCTGGCGCACGACTCGGGCATTTCGGAGCGGTACCTGGCCGAGCTGGAAAGTGGGCGGGGGAATCTCTCGATCGCGCTGCTGCGGCGATTGGCGGTCGCGATCGATGTGCCGGTGGCCGAGCTCGTCAGCGACGAAGCGCCCCGTCCGATCGAGTACACCTTGCTGGCCGAGCGGCTGCGGCGCCTCGAATCGGCGGAGATCGCCGAGGTGTCCAGGCTCGTCGCGGAGCGCTTCGGCGATCGGACCGGGCGGCTCAATCGGATCGCTTTGATTGGCCTTCGCGGGGCCGGCAAAAGCACGCTGGGCCTGAAATTGGCGCGGCATCTGGGCTGGCCGTTCATCGAGATGAGCCGCGAAATCGAGCACGAGGCCGGCATCAGCGTGAATGAAATCTTCGACCTGTGGGGGCAGGCCGCGTACCGAAGATACGAACGGCGAGCGCTCGAACGGATCCTTCGCACGCGGAACCAACTGGTGCTGGCGAGCGGCGGCGGGCTGGTGTCGGCGACCGCTACCTTCGAGCGATTGCTGGATTCCTGCTACACGGTCTGGCTGGTCGCGTCGCCCGAAGAGCATTGGGACCGGGTCATCGGACAGGGCGATCATCGCGTCGAAAACAGCGGCGACAGCGAGGCGCTCACCGACATGCGCCGGATTCTTGCCCAGCGTGAGGCGTTGTATGGCAAGGCGGATTTGCGAATCGATACCAGCCGCAAGAGCGAAGCGCAGGCGCTGAAGAAGCTGATCGCGGCGATCGAGAAGCGGCGCCCGTAA
- a CDS encoding alpha/beta hydrolase: protein MASEQLKKVIEIITSQPRNPNASVERRRAAMEKISERVAPDVKCEPVIAGGVSAEWVEAPDAEPGRVILYLHGGGYVTGSIITHRAMVARIARASKARALLLDYRLAPEHPFPAAVDDATAAYRWLLAQGFAPKKIVIAGDSAGGGLALATLAALSKSNDLMPAAAVPISPWTDLEGTGESIKTRAAKDPMVQGTDLAPMAQMYYGTQDPKNPLISPLHADYRGFPPLLIQVGDAEVLLDDSTRVAKRATAAGVKTELEVWDDMVHVWHVFAKLLPEGQQAIDKIGQFVIAHTS from the coding sequence GTGGCCAGCGAACAACTCAAGAAAGTCATCGAAATAATCACCTCGCAACCGCGAAATCCGAACGCAAGCGTCGAGCGCCGGCGCGCTGCGATGGAAAAAATCAGCGAGCGCGTCGCGCCCGACGTCAAGTGCGAGCCGGTCATCGCAGGGGGCGTCAGCGCGGAATGGGTCGAGGCGCCTGATGCGGAACCGGGGCGCGTGATCCTTTATCTGCACGGCGGCGGATACGTGACAGGCTCGATCATTACGCATCGCGCGATGGTGGCGCGAATCGCGCGCGCGTCGAAGGCGCGGGCACTGTTGCTCGATTATCGGCTGGCGCCGGAGCATCCGTTTCCCGCCGCAGTTGACGACGCGACCGCCGCGTATCGCTGGCTGCTTGCGCAAGGCTTCGCGCCGAAGAAAATCGTGATTGCCGGCGATTCAGCGGGTGGCGGCCTGGCGCTCGCCACGCTGGCGGCGCTCAGCAAATCGAACGATCTGATGCCGGCGGCGGCGGTGCCGATTTCGCCGTGGACCGATCTCGAAGGTACCGGAGAATCGATAAAAACCAGGGCTGCGAAGGACCCGATGGTCCAGGGGACCGATCTCGCGCCGATGGCGCAGATGTACTATGGGACGCAGGATCCCAAAAATCCCCTCATATCGCCCTTGCACGCTGACTACCGGGGCTTTCCGCCGTTGCTGATTCAGGTCGGAGATGCGGAGGTGCTGCTCGACGACTCGACGCGGGTGGCGAAGCGCGCGACGGCGGCCGGCGTCAAAACCGAGCTCGAAGTGTGGGACGACATGGTGCACGTCTGGCACGTGTTTGCCAAGCTGCTGCCGGAGGGGCAACAGGCCATCGACAAGATCGGGCAATTCGTGATTGCGCACACGTCCTGA
- a CDS encoding CmcJ/NvfI family oxidoreductase codes for MGNNNMSESLDRIGHVDGVLNYLADRNEKPVSYTYQPPPGVPPRTGNYVKHTMPIYDGRALADRITLDRHGFAIVHQRSAVANFYDDSEIRAIYYPEVERLVKESTGAARVLVFDHNVRNRAKMKEGAKGISEPVKVAHNDYTLKSGPQRVRDLLPGEAEALLKNRYAFINVWRPISVEPVQESPLAVCDAQSVALEDFVPHVLKYRDRDGEVYSVAYNPNHKWYYIPHQRNDEVLLLKCYDSDGRAARFTAHSAFADPTSPPDAPSRESIEARTIAFFAP; via the coding sequence ATGGGTAACAACAATATGAGCGAGTCGCTCGATCGTATCGGTCACGTTGACGGCGTTCTGAACTATCTCGCCGATCGGAATGAGAAACCCGTGAGTTACACCTATCAGCCGCCGCCAGGCGTTCCGCCGCGCACCGGCAATTACGTAAAGCACACGATGCCGATATACGACGGCCGCGCACTTGCGGATCGCATCACGCTCGATCGGCACGGCTTTGCGATCGTGCATCAGCGGAGCGCGGTCGCGAACTTTTATGACGACAGCGAGATTCGCGCGATTTACTATCCGGAAGTCGAGCGCCTGGTGAAGGAGTCAACCGGCGCGGCGAGAGTGCTGGTATTCGATCACAACGTGCGGAACCGGGCGAAGATGAAGGAAGGAGCGAAGGGTATCAGCGAGCCGGTGAAGGTCGCGCACAACGACTACACGCTCAAATCGGGTCCGCAGCGGGTCCGCGATCTGCTGCCAGGCGAGGCTGAAGCGCTGCTCAAGAACCGCTACGCGTTTATCAATGTGTGGCGGCCGATCAGCGTCGAGCCGGTGCAGGAATCTCCGCTCGCGGTGTGCGACGCGCAATCGGTGGCGCTCGAGGATTTCGTGCCGCACGTGCTTAAGTACCGCGATCGCGACGGCGAAGTTTACTCTGTCGCCTACAATCCGAATCATAAGTGGTACTACATTCCGCATCAGCGCAACGACGAAGTGCTGTTGCTCAAGTGCTACGACTCCGACGGCCGCGCGGCCCGCTTCACCGCGCACAGCGCATTCGCCGATCCGACTTCTCCGCCCGATGCGCCGTCGCGCGAGAGTATCGAGGCGCGCACGATTGCTTTCTTCGCGCCGTAG
- a CDS encoding lysylphosphatidylglycerol synthase transmembrane domain-containing protein, whose protein sequence is MREPSVSSTIPGHPYRAFAIRVGLGVAVVGALLWYYNPRPILRTLSRESPAWFAAAGGLYLAGQIMSAYRWQLLAEILGLSGPFKEFLAYYFVGVFTNLFVPGLVGGDAARAVYLGRRHGRMSEAFASAIADRGLGLIALFWLAAIAAIFLNFAHLPRSVTVPSAIVGLLALAGFVAGPYLALLVPLLPARLRGIAVAVPYLEHPTLLLPAIGLSLVLQISLAICQYMLARGLGLSAPLTLFLLCVPIANVVASLPLTLNGLGLRESAYLVLLGMGGVARDDAIALGLLWFAVTMLVGLTGAIAFVTTPTPTLFASPQESVTTMRRQ, encoded by the coding sequence ATGCGCGAGCCATCGGTCTCCTCGACGATTCCGGGCCATCCTTATCGCGCATTTGCGATACGGGTCGGCTTGGGCGTGGCCGTCGTCGGCGCGCTGCTTTGGTACTACAACCCGCGCCCGATCCTCCGCACCTTAAGCCGCGAAAGTCCCGCTTGGTTTGCCGCCGCCGGAGGCCTCTATCTCGCCGGACAAATCATGTCGGCCTACCGCTGGCAACTGCTCGCCGAAATCCTTGGGCTTAGCGGACCCTTCAAAGAGTTCCTCGCCTACTACTTCGTCGGCGTCTTTACCAATTTGTTCGTGCCGGGCCTGGTCGGGGGCGACGCTGCGCGCGCGGTCTATCTCGGCAGGCGACACGGCAGGATGAGCGAGGCATTCGCGTCCGCGATCGCCGATCGAGGACTTGGCCTGATTGCGCTGTTCTGGCTCGCCGCGATCGCTGCGATCTTCCTGAACTTCGCGCATCTGCCGCGCTCGGTCACGGTGCCGAGTGCAATCGTCGGCTTGCTCGCGCTCGCGGGCTTCGTCGCGGGACCTTACCTTGCTCTCCTGGTTCCGCTGTTGCCCGCGCGATTGCGCGGCATCGCCGTCGCGGTCCCCTACCTCGAGCATCCCACCCTCCTGCTGCCCGCGATCGGCCTTTCGCTGGTGCTGCAGATATCGCTCGCCATCTGCCAGTACATGCTGGCGCGCGGACTCGGCCTCTCGGCGCCGTTGACGCTCTTTCTGCTCTGCGTTCCGATCGCTAACGTCGTCGCGAGCCTGCCGTTGACGTTGAACGGCCTCGGGCTTCGCGAATCCGCCTATCTCGTGCTACTGGGGATGGGCGGAGTCGCCCGGGATGATGCGATCGCGCTCGGGCTGTTGTGGTTTGCGGTAACGATGCTGGTCGGACTCACCGGCGCAATCGCGTTTGTCACCACTCCGACGCCCACTCTGTTCGCTTCTCCGCAGGAGTCCGTGACCACGATGCGGCGTCAATGA
- a CDS encoding MBOAT family protein, with translation MIFNTFDYYLFFLFPAALLFKLSPLGLRPWVIVVSASIFYVYFSILGFGGVIGAFCLSIFLWESIFSRLYRPRAAICLVGVVQSVIFLVIFKYWNYLTGLAWGAASANPWHWSSAFLPLGISFFTFEFIHYAVDRYRGQTTAGALKEYLAFILFFPTLVAGPIKRYEDFLPKLRAADASLLDLQTGFTRILVGLVKKFAVADLMTAFTNHLNRTDIALADRRVLPLWLLAYGIKIYFDFAGYSDIAIGSARLFGIVVPENFDWPYMRSNIADFWRNWHISLSTWLFDYVFIPLGGSRVARLRNYSNLIVTMFISGVWHGAGTNFIVWGLWHGMLLTGNRIWRDVRGARQVSTAGRVMGWAITFTTVNLGWAFFCMDLATARFFFRRLLIG, from the coding sequence ATGATTTTTAACACCTTCGACTACTACCTTTTTTTTCTGTTTCCTGCCGCGTTGCTGTTCAAGTTGTCGCCGCTCGGATTGCGGCCCTGGGTGATCGTCGTTTCAGCCAGCATCTTCTATGTGTACTTCTCGATCCTCGGATTCGGCGGCGTCATAGGCGCATTCTGCCTGTCGATCTTTTTATGGGAGAGCATCTTCAGCCGGCTATATCGGCCGCGCGCGGCGATCTGCCTGGTCGGAGTGGTGCAGAGCGTCATATTTCTCGTGATCTTCAAATACTGGAACTACCTGACCGGTCTCGCCTGGGGCGCCGCATCGGCGAATCCGTGGCATTGGTCGAGTGCGTTCCTGCCGCTGGGGATTTCCTTCTTCACTTTTGAATTCATCCATTACGCCGTCGATCGATATCGCGGACAAACTACCGCCGGCGCTCTCAAGGAGTATCTGGCCTTCATTCTCTTTTTCCCGACGCTGGTGGCGGGACCGATCAAGCGCTACGAGGACTTCCTGCCCAAACTGCGCGCCGCCGACGCTTCCCTGCTTGACCTCCAGACCGGTTTCACACGCATCCTGGTCGGCCTCGTGAAGAAATTCGCGGTCGCCGATCTGATGACGGCGTTCACCAATCACCTCAATCGAACCGATATCGCGCTCGCGGATCGGCGCGTGCTGCCGCTCTGGCTGTTGGCCTACGGAATCAAGATCTACTTCGATTTCGCCGGCTACTCCGATATCGCGATCGGCTCGGCGCGCCTGTTCGGAATCGTGGTGCCGGAGAATTTCGATTGGCCTTACATGCGCTCGAACATCGCTGATTTCTGGCGCAACTGGCACATCTCGCTCTCGACCTGGCTGTTCGACTATGTCTTCATCCCCCTCGGCGGCTCGCGCGTCGCCCGCCTGCGCAACTACTCAAACTTGATCGTCACGATGTTCATCAGCGGCGTCTGGCACGGCGCCGGCACCAACTTTATCGTGTGGGGGCTTTGGCATGGGATGCTGCTTACAGGAAATCGGATCTGGCGGGACGTTCGAGGCGCGCGGCAGGTCTCGACTGCGGGACGCGTGATGGGATGGGCGATCACGTTCACGACTGTGAATCTCGGCTGGGCGTTTTTTTGTATGGATCTGGCGACGGCGAGATTTTTCTTCCGGCGACTCCTTATCGGCTGA
- a CDS encoding glycosyltransferase — translation MSSMQSAAALEPVSAKRPVIVHVGKFYAPHVGGIETHLETLCRGLGKSMDARVIVANDGRGDHEAIIEGVTVSRHAIQFNLAGAPVCPSMVKKIRRANADIVHVHVPNPAGILAVMASGYRGRLVTTWHSDTVRQRRLAQMFGPLQRRHLRNCDAIIATSRNYVESSLDLRNFTDRCSVIPYGIEVDEIRRPDFSAVEAIRERYAGPLLLSVGRLVYYKGFEYLVQAMKRIAATLIIVGDGPLRASLERLARAVGVAERVVFLGEMQPREIAPYYHACDIFVLASIARSEAFGIVQLEAMACGKPVVNTQLASGVPFASLNEVTGLTVEPCNAEAIEHAVNRLLADSELRTRFGEAAKKRVDDEFSSSTMLRRTVELYQELLSSEPRRTRT, via the coding sequence ATGAGTAGTATGCAAAGTGCGGCGGCGCTCGAGCCGGTCAGCGCCAAGCGGCCGGTGATCGTTCACGTCGGCAAATTCTACGCGCCGCACGTGGGCGGAATCGAGACGCATCTCGAGACGCTTTGCCGCGGGCTCGGCAAATCGATGGACGCGCGGGTGATCGTCGCGAATGACGGACGCGGCGATCATGAGGCGATCATCGAAGGCGTGACCGTTTCGCGCCACGCGATCCAGTTCAATCTCGCCGGCGCTCCGGTGTGTCCCTCGATGGTGAAAAAAATCAGGCGCGCGAACGCCGATATCGTTCACGTTCACGTGCCGAACCCGGCCGGGATTCTTGCGGTGATGGCGAGCGGGTATCGCGGTCGGCTGGTCACGACCTGGCACAGCGATACGGTTCGCCAGCGCCGGCTCGCGCAGATGTTCGGGCCGCTTCAGCGCCGCCACCTGCGCAACTGCGACGCGATCATCGCCACTTCCCGCAACTACGTCGAAAGTTCGCTCGACCTCAGGAATTTCACGGATCGATGCAGCGTGATTCCGTACGGTATCGAGGTGGATGAAATCCGCCGGCCGGATTTCAGCGCGGTCGAGGCCATTCGCGAGCGCTATGCCGGGCCGCTGTTACTGAGCGTCGGGCGGCTGGTGTATTACAAGGGCTTCGAATATCTCGTGCAGGCGATGAAGAGAATCGCGGCGACGCTGATAATCGTTGGCGACGGACCGCTGCGCGCATCGCTCGAGCGCCTCGCAAGGGCGGTTGGCGTCGCGGAGCGGGTGGTGTTCCTCGGCGAGATGCAGCCGCGCGAGATCGCACCGTACTATCATGCGTGTGACATCTTCGTACTGGCTTCGATCGCGCGCAGCGAGGCGTTTGGAATCGTACAACTCGAGGCGATGGCGTGCGGCAAGCCGGTGGTGAACACGCAGTTGGCGTCGGGCGTGCCGTTTGCGTCGCTCAACGAAGTCACCGGGCTGACGGTTGAACCGTGCAACGCCGAAGCGATCGAACACGCAGTCAATCGACTACTCGCTGATAGCGAGCTTAGAACCAGATTTGGCGAGGCCGCGAAGAAGCGCGTTGACGACGAGTTCAGCAGCTCGACGATGCTCCGGCGAACAGTCGAGTTGTATCAGGAGCTGCTATCCAGCGAGCCGCGGCGGACGCGCACCTAA
- a CDS encoding GDP-mannose 4,6-dehydratase, translating into MKVIITGGAGFIGSNAAARYLARGLEVVIIDNLHRPGTASNFEWIRRHGPVQLAQVDIRDGESIAQTFQNNRDATLVLHLAGQVAVTSSVANPRADFEINALGTINVLEAMRLASMDAALIYASTNKVYGDLNDLKAVERTRRWELQDLPDGIPEERGIDFHSPYGCSKGAADQYVRDYHRIYGLNTVVLRQSCIYGTRQFGHEDQGWIAWFVIAAALGFPLTIYGDGKQVRDVLFVEDLLDVYDIAASRIESARGKIFNVGGGPRNAISLIDLLEMLSRKLGRRIDHRVAERRPGDQRIYISDIRRAKQELGWEPRIDWRDGVERLVEWVAANRDECRNAFESKAAEHRESSAV; encoded by the coding sequence ATGAAGGTCATAATCACGGGCGGCGCGGGATTCATCGGCAGCAACGCGGCGGCCCGCTATCTCGCGCGCGGGCTCGAAGTCGTGATCATCGACAATCTTCATCGCCCCGGCACCGCTTCGAATTTCGAATGGATTCGACGGCACGGACCGGTTCAACTGGCGCAAGTCGATATTCGCGACGGCGAGTCGATCGCGCAGACGTTTCAGAACAATCGCGACGCGACGCTGGTGTTGCATCTGGCGGGACAGGTCGCGGTGACGAGTTCGGTCGCGAATCCTCGGGCGGATTTCGAGATCAACGCACTCGGAACGATCAACGTGCTCGAGGCGATGCGGCTGGCCTCGATGGACGCGGCTTTGATCTACGCCTCGACCAATAAAGTGTACGGCGATCTGAACGACTTGAAAGCGGTCGAACGGACGCGGCGCTGGGAGCTGCAGGACTTGCCCGACGGGATTCCGGAGGAGCGCGGAATCGATTTCCATTCTCCCTACGGATGCTCGAAGGGAGCGGCGGACCAGTACGTCCGCGACTACCATCGAATTTACGGACTGAACACCGTGGTGCTGCGGCAATCGTGCATCTATGGAACGCGGCAATTCGGCCATGAGGATCAGGGCTGGATTGCGTGGTTCGTGATCGCGGCGGCGCTCGGCTTTCCGCTCACGATTTACGGCGACGGCAAGCAGGTGCGCGACGTTTTGTTCGTCGAAGATTTGCTCGACGTTTACGACATCGCAGCGAGCAGGATCGAGTCCGCGCGCGGCAAAATCTTCAATGTCGGCGGCGGACCGCGTAACGCAATCTCGCTGATAGATCTGCTCGAAATGTTATCGCGGAAGCTTGGCAGGCGAATCGATCATCGAGTTGCCGAGCGGCGACCGGGAGACCAGCGAATCTACATCAGCGACATACGCCGCGCGAAACAGGAATTGGGCTGGGAACCCAGGATCGATTGGCGCGATGGCGTCGAGCGGCTCGTGGAGTGGGTCGCGGCGAATCGCGACGAGTGCCGGAACGCGTTCGAGAGCAAGGCCGCCGAGCATCGTGAATCCAGCGCAGTATAG
- a CDS encoding glycosyltransferase family 1 protein, which yields MRRLKVAILADYPEERWPSMDLVARMLASELQQRHRDSVDVELICPRFIKLSPLASFAKLSRMKSILDGERALNRYVRYPLWLRRERDKYDLLHIIDHSYSHLANYLPPEKTIITCHDLDAFQSVLDVSSAPARSSVFRAVAGHVLKGFRRAAMISCVSHSTRDAVLAAGLTIAERTVVIPNGVDSTMSLHADSAADAEAERLLGPRISGAVEIIHVGSVEARKRIDLLLRVFAGINREFCEARLIRVGGRLLREHREAARALGISDRIVEMPYLERNVLAAIYRRGSMLLLPSEAEGFGLPILEAMACGRPVIASDLPVLREVGGDAASYCSVGDIASWVRAATGILKRNCGGNQGADESRDRIPAQLPSRAVEKQSIAQAARFSWKETASRTADLYQTVAGRVQNRLSECEKRGNG from the coding sequence ATGCGCAGGCTCAAAGTCGCGATACTTGCCGACTATCCCGAAGAGCGATGGCCGAGCATGGACCTGGTGGCCCGGATGCTCGCGAGTGAACTGCAACAGCGGCATCGCGATTCAGTCGACGTCGAGCTGATTTGCCCGCGATTCATCAAGCTCAGCCCGCTCGCTTCGTTCGCGAAATTATCGCGCATGAAATCGATCCTGGATGGCGAGCGCGCGCTGAACCGATACGTTCGCTATCCGTTGTGGCTTAGGCGCGAGCGCGACAAGTACGATTTGCTTCACATCATCGATCACAGTTACAGCCATCTGGCGAATTATCTCCCGCCGGAGAAAACGATCATCACCTGTCACGACCTCGATGCGTTTCAAAGCGTGCTGGATGTTTCGTCGGCGCCGGCGCGATCGAGCGTGTTTCGCGCGGTCGCCGGTCATGTGCTGAAGGGATTCCGCCGCGCCGCGATGATTTCCTGCGTGAGTCATTCGACGCGCGACGCAGTCCTGGCGGCAGGGCTTACGATCGCGGAGCGAACCGTGGTGATTCCGAACGGCGTCGATTCCACGATGTCGCTCCACGCGGATTCGGCCGCGGATGCCGAAGCTGAGCGTCTGCTCGGGCCTCGAATATCGGGCGCGGTCGAAATCATTCATGTCGGTAGTGTCGAGGCGCGCAAGAGAATCGATCTCCTTCTGCGAGTCTTCGCCGGGATCAATCGCGAATTTTGCGAGGCGCGCTTGATTCGCGTCGGCGGCCGACTTTTGCGGGAGCATCGCGAAGCGGCGCGCGCGCTGGGAATCAGCGATCGAATCGTCGAGATGCCGTATCTCGAACGCAACGTACTCGCGGCGATTTATCGGCGCGGATCGATGTTGCTGTTGCCGTCCGAGGCGGAGGGATTCGGGCTGCCGATCCTCGAGGCGATGGCTTGCGGACGTCCTGTGATTGCGAGCGACTTGCCTGTTTTGCGCGAAGTGGGCGGGGATGCCGCGTCCTATTGCAGCGTCGGCGACATCGCTTCGTGGGTGCGCGCTGCAACCGGAATTTTGAAGCGCAATTGCGGAGGCAATCAAGGCGCCGACGAATCTCGCGATCGGATACCCGCGCAGCTTCCTAGTCGCGCGGTAGAGAAACAATCGATCGCGCAGGCCGCGCGATTTTCGTGGAAGGAAACAGCTTCGAGGACGGCAGACCTGTACCAAACTGTCGCCGGCCGAGTGCAAAACCGACTGTCAGAGTGTGAGAAACGGGGGAACGGATGA
- a CDS encoding glycosyltransferase family 4 protein: MTESPSTIEIEGGGAISRAPVQSRAAKRPRRLLTIGHSYCVAVNRRLAHEMAREGGRDWEVTAVAPEFFHGDLRPINTEEIPGELCRLEKVPAFLTGHIHVFFYGLRLREILRERWDIVHCWEEPYIVAGGQVAWWTPRDTPLVFWTGQTISKNYPPPFSMIEKYCIARCAGWTARGENGVAAMLRRGYDRKPHRVMPLGVDLGLFFPARAAREAVRAQLGWTTAGPPVVGFLGRFVEEKGIRTLTTALEQVKTPWCAMFVGGGPLEDYLRSWSARYGERVRIVTDVPHGRVPEYLNAMDIMCAPSETTPAWREVFGRMLVEAFACGVPVIASNSGEIPLVVGDAARIVREGEATELAQAIAEFIEKPALRAEFAARGIERVRTTYAWPIVARRHLEFFDQLLERGAP, from the coding sequence GTGACGGAATCACCATCGACAATCGAGATCGAAGGCGGCGGCGCGATTTCGCGAGCGCCGGTGCAGAGTCGTGCCGCGAAGCGCCCGCGGCGGCTGCTGACGATCGGACATTCATACTGCGTGGCGGTCAATCGGCGCCTGGCGCACGAGATGGCGCGCGAAGGCGGCCGCGATTGGGAGGTGACTGCGGTCGCGCCGGAATTTTTTCACGGCGATTTGCGGCCGATCAACACCGAAGAAATTCCGGGAGAATTGTGCCGGCTCGAAAAAGTTCCGGCATTTCTGACCGGGCACATCCACGTCTTTTTCTACGGGCTGAGGCTCCGCGAAATTTTGCGGGAGCGATGGGATATCGTGCATTGCTGGGAGGAACCGTACATCGTGGCGGGCGGACAGGTCGCGTGGTGGACGCCGCGTGACACGCCGCTGGTCTTCTGGACCGGACAGACCATCTCGAAAAATTATCCGCCGCCATTTTCGATGATCGAGAAGTATTGCATCGCGAGATGCGCCGGATGGACGGCGCGCGGAGAAAACGGCGTCGCGGCGATGTTGCGCCGCGGCTACGATCGCAAGCCGCATCGCGTGATGCCGCTCGGCGTGGATCTCGGGTTGTTTTTTCCTGCACGCGCCGCGCGAGAAGCGGTCCGCGCGCAACTTGGATGGACAACAGCGGGGCCGCCGGTAGTGGGCTTTCTCGGACGATTCGTCGAGGAAAAAGGAATTCGCACGCTGACGACGGCGCTCGAACAGGTCAAGACGCCGTGGTGCGCGATGTTTGTCGGCGGCGGGCCGCTCGAAGACTATCTGCGCAGCTGGAGCGCGCGCTATGGCGAGCGGGTTCGAATCGTCACCGACGTTCCGCATGGCCGCGTGCCGGAGTATCTGAACGCGATGGACATCATGTGCGCGCCGAGCGAAACGACGCCTGCATGGCGTGAGGTTTTCGGCCGCATGCTGGTCGAGGCGTTCGCGTGCGGCGTTCCTGTGATCGCGTCGAACAGCGGTGAGATACCGCTCGTCGTCGGCGACGCAGCGCGAATCGTGCGCGAGGGCGAGGCGACCGAACTGGCGCAAGCGATCGCGGAGTTTATCGAGAAGCCGGCGCTTCGAGCCGAATTTGCGGCGCGCGGAATCGAACGGGTCAGGACTACTTACGCATGGCCGATCGTGGCGCGGCGGCATCTCGAGTTTTTTGATCAATTGCTGGAGCGCGGCGCGCCGTAG
- a CDS encoding FkbM family methyltransferase has translation MTIVARAIRMMPPSWIEYASELGVKHPIVAGWLRRAGTSMHGRDQVIVRGFARGLKINIGFSHVGYVLGTTEPAVQAALDYLLRAGMTVYDVGANVGFHALGAARRVGVEGCVICFEPLPENAKKIQYNAAVNALANIKIVTTALGSSAGEAAFWTSEKPTWGKLASVGKKPDRFANEVKVKIERLDALVDELNLAPPDLIKMDVEGAELDALEGARRTLERYRPTMLIEAHGTNTAIETFLVAIGYRVGVLGKPIAVAESYWNAHIFAIAPERADANEIFDRLRTIQG, from the coding sequence ATGACGATTGTCGCGCGCGCAATCCGCATGATGCCGCCGTCGTGGATCGAGTACGCCTCGGAACTCGGCGTCAAGCATCCGATCGTCGCGGGCTGGTTGCGGCGCGCCGGAACATCGATGCATGGCCGCGATCAGGTGATCGTTCGGGGCTTCGCGCGCGGGCTCAAGATCAACATCGGCTTTTCGCATGTCGGCTATGTGCTCGGCACGACCGAGCCGGCGGTGCAGGCGGCGCTCGATTATCTGCTGCGTGCGGGGATGACGGTTTATGACGTCGGCGCGAATGTCGGCTTTCACGCGCTCGGCGCCGCGCGACGAGTTGGCGTCGAGGGCTGCGTGATCTGCTTCGAGCCGCTGCCGGAGAACGCAAAAAAGATTCAGTACAATGCCGCCGTGAATGCCCTCGCCAATATCAAGATTGTCACCACCGCGCTCGGGAGTTCGGCGGGCGAGGCGGCGTTCTGGACCTCGGAAAAACCGACCTGGGGCAAACTCGCGTCGGTTGGAAAAAAGCCGGACCGGTTCGCGAACGAAGTCAAAGTCAAAATTGAGCGCCTCGATGCGCTGGTCGACGAACTGAATCTCGCGCCGCCGGATCTGATCAAGATGGATGTTGAGGGCGCCGAACTGGACGCGCTGGAAGGGGCGCGCCGCACGCTCGAGCGCTACCGTCCGACGATGCTGATCGAGGCGCACGGCACCAACACGGCGATCGAAACTTTTCTCGTCGCGATCGGTTATCGGGTCGGCGTGCTGGGCAAGCCGATCGCGGTCGCGGAGTCCTACTGGAACGCGCACATCTTCGCGATCGCGCCGGAGCGCGCGGATGCGAACGAAATCTTCGATCGGCTGCGGACGATTCAGGGGTGA